A genome region from Cucurbita pepo subsp. pepo cultivar mu-cu-16 chromosome LG02, ASM280686v2, whole genome shotgun sequence includes the following:
- the LOC111787806 gene encoding rop guanine nucleotide exchange factor 12-like, producing MKNHSHPSISSLAIFSLSLSLTSILSNPACNPIPISNIITNQPIRLKFDSVFLGFPTNTSVLFSFYDLCFFRSVKIAGLFSLVYSTKRFIKNLKMVQEMEQGDDNCSNQGSTPPNDTVLEKSPTNQPDKGPPKAMACRDEAPIKQPKDQPPTEIEQMKERFSKLLLGEDMSGGGKGVSSALALSNAITNLAASVFGEQWRLEPMSVERKTRWRKEIDLLLSVTDYIVEFVASQQKSKDGTNMEIMVTRQRNDLHMNIPALRKLDAMLIDCLDNFKDQSEFYYVSSKDSGDSNKDNASKRKDDKWWLPTPKVPTNGLSENSRKFMQYQKDCVNQVLKAAMAINAQVLSEMEIPENYIELLPKNGRESLGDSVYRNITVEFFDPDQFLSTLDLSSEHKILDLKDRIEASIVIWKRKMNQKDGKSAWGSAVSLEKRELFEERAETILIILKHRFPGTPQSALDISKIQYNRDIGQAVLESYSRILESLAFTVMSRIEDVLYADYLAQNPTQPSSKSPSRETPVSSGVDKPSPGEETQNASETLTSMTLLDFMNWGPDISDNETKKESPTGNSDNLSAEGELKPVQKLQNIVTNNKLVSYLENISGGPKSPVARH from the exons ATGAAAAACCACAGCCACCCATCCATCTCTTCTCTCGCCATAttctccctttctctctctctcacatcTATCTTATCAAACCCTGCATGTAACCCAATCCCcatttcaaacatcataacAAACCAACCTATTCGGTTGAAATTTGATTctgtttttttgggttttccaaCCAACACCTCtgtccttttctctttctatgacctttgtttttttcggTCTGTCAAGATTGCTGGTTTGTTCTCTCTCGTCTATTCTACCAAAAGATTCATCAAAAATCTGAAGATGGTACAAGAAATGGAACAGGGTGACGACAATTGCAG CAATCAGGGATCTACTCCTCCAAATGACACCGTTTTGGAAAAATCTCCAACAAATCAACCCGACAAAGGCCCTCCAAAAGCCATGGCCTGCAGGGATGAAGCTCCAATTAAGCAGCCTAAAGATCAGCCACCAACAG AAATAGAACAGATGAAGGAGCGGTTCTCCAAGTTGCTTTTGGGTGAAGATATGTCTGGTGGAGGAAAGGGTGTTTCGTCGGCTTTAGCGCTGTCGAATGCAATCACGAATCTTGCAG CTTCTGTTTTCGGGGAACAATGGCGTCTAGAGCCAATGTCGGTTGAGCGAAAAACAAGGtggagaaaagaaattgaCTTGCTTTTATCAGTCACTGACTACATAGTTGAATTTGTTGCTTCCCAACAGAAATCCAAGGATGGAACAAACATGGAG ATCATGGTTACCCGTCAACGCAATGATCTTCACATGAACATCCCGGCGCTGCGCAAGCTCGATGCCATGCTTATT GATTGTTTGGATAATTTTAAGGACCAATCTGAGTTTTACTACGTATCATCGAAAGATTCGGGTGATTCGAATAAAGACAATGCCTCAAAGAGAAAAGATGACAAATGGTGGCTGCCTACTCCTAAAGTCCCTACGAATGGTTTATCTGAGAACTCAAGGAAATTTATGCAGTATCAAAAGGATTGTGTAAACCAAGTCCTTAAAGCAGCCATGGCCATAAATGCACAAGTTCTATCAGAAATGGAGATCCCTGAAAACTACATAGAGTTATTGCCTAAG AATGGGAGGGAAAGCCTTGGAGACTCTGTGTACAGAAACATAACGGTCGAATTCTTCGACCCGGATCAATTTCTGTCTACATTGGACTTATCTTCAGAGCACAAGATCCTAGATCTCAAGGATAGAATTGAAGCTTCTATTGTGATatggaagaggaagatgaaCCAGAAAGATGGAAAATCTGCTTGGGGCTCGGCTGTAAGCTTGGAGAAGCGAGAGCTTTTCGAGGAGCGAGCGGAAACAATTTTAATCATCCTCAAGCATCGTTTCCCAGGCACTCCTCAATCAGCATTAGACATTAGCAAAATTCAATACAATAGG GATATTGGACAGGCTGTTCTAGAGAGTTACTCTAGAATCCTTGAAAGCTTAGCCTTCACTGTGATGTCAAGGATTGAGGATGTACTGTACGCGGATTATCTCGCTCAAAATCCGACACAGCCCTCGAGTAAGAGCCCTTCAAGGGAAACCCCGGTATCGTCGGGGGTGGATAAGCCTTCACCAGGAGAAGAGACACAAAATGCTTCCGAGACACTTACTTCAATGACATTATTGGATTTCATGAATTGGGGTCCTGATATTTCTGATAATGAGACAAAGAAGGAATCACCAACAGGGAATTCAGACAACTTATCCGCAGAAGGTGAACTGAAGCCTGTGCAGAAGCTTCAAAACATAGTGACTAACAATAAGTTGGTCTCGTACCTCGAGAACATCAGCGGCGGTCCGAAGAGCCCCGTGGCACGACATTGA
- the LOC111787808 gene encoding photosystem I reaction center subunit VI, chloroplastic-like, with the protein MASLATLAAVQPVAVKGLGGSSLAGTKLPLRPSRQTLTPKNFKAGAVVAKYGDKSVYFNLEDLGNTTGQWDLYGSDAPSPYNSLQSKFFETFAAPFTKRGLLLKFLLLGGGSTLAYFSATAPDDVLPIKKGPQLPPKLGPRGKI; encoded by the exons ATGGCTTCCTTAGCAACACTAGCCGCCGTTCAGCCGGTTGCCGTAAAGGGTCTTGGTGGAAGCTCCCTTGCCGGGACCAAGCTGCCTCTCAGGCCCTCTCGCCAGACCTTGACGCCCAAGAACTTCAA ggCTGGTGCTGTGGTGGCTAAGTATGGTGACAAAAGCGTTTACTTTAATTTAGAGGACTTGGGTAACACTACTGGACAGTGGGATTTGTATGGATCTGATGCTCCTTCACCTTACAATTCTCTTCAG AGCAAATTCTTTGAGACCTTTGCTGCTCCATTCACCAAGAGAGGACTCTTGCTCAAGTTCTTGCTACTTGGTGGTGGTTCCACTTTAGCTTATTTCAGTGCCACTGCCCCAGATGACGTTCTTCCAATCAAGAAAGGACCTCAACTTCCACCCAAACTCGGGCCGCGTGGCAAGATCTAA
- the LOC111787804 gene encoding homeobox-leucine zipper protein GLABRA 2 isoform X1, with translation MLADMSNNNNRLAFTKDFFSSPALSLTLAGIFRRGEMAEKGDVEMEEVDDGSGEVRRDDAAEVSSENLGPVRSRSDDDFEGGGVHEENEEGDGGCLVKRRKKYHRHTTEQIREMEALFKDSPHPDEKQRQQLSKRLGLSPRQVKFWFQNRRTQIKAIQERHENTLLKAEMEKLREENKAMRELTKKKVGCPNCGTANAAEDRTAFTTTEQLRIKNAKLKAEVEKLRAALGNHSRSSISPSYSSGNDQETNRNCLDFYTGIFGLEKTRIMERVHQALEELKTMAVTNEPLWIRSIETGREILNYDEYLKTFHLKNSNACWLKRHIEASRDTTVVFMEPSRLIQSFMDENQWKEMFPSMISKAATIDVICNGEVANWNGAVQLMFVEVQLLTPLVPTREIYFIRHCKQLDAEQWAIVDVSIDNVDDTNIDASLMKYRKRPSGCIIKDESNGHCKVTMVEHLECEKTKVHNLYRTIVNNGTAFGARHWMATLQLQCERLAFFMATNIPIKDSTGVATLAGRKSTLKLAERMSSSFSQAVAASSYQTWTKVVGKTGEDIRVCSRKNLSDPGEPIGVILCAVFSLWLPVPPHTLFHFLRDEARRNEWDAMFGGDKVESIANLAKGQDRGNSVSIQTRGSKESSSMWILQDASTNSSESMVVYSGVDVAGMQSVMTGCDSGSLTILPSGFSILPDGAESRSLLITRQKDHKSSDTHGGALLTAAVQIVTDASPSAKPTVDSVEYVKSIVCCTMKNIRSSLGCCEDDC, from the exons ATGCTCGCCGACATGTCGAACAATAATAATCGCCTCGCTTTCACCAAAGATTTCTTCTCCTCTCCCGCTCTTTCTCTTACTCTC GCGGGGATTTTTCGCCGGGGTGAGATGGCGGAGAAGGGCGATGTTGAGATGGAGGAGGTTGACGATGGCAGCGGAGAAGTGCGGCGGGATGATGCGGCGGAGGTTAGTAGCGAGAATTTGGGACCGGTGAGATCGAGATCGGACGACGATTTCGAGGGCGGAGGAGTGCATGAGGAAAATGAAGAGGGGGATGGTGGATGTCTTgtaaagagaaggaagaaatatCATCGGCATACCACCGAGCAGATCAGAGAAATGGAGGC GCTATTTAAAGACTCGCCTCACCCAGATGAGAAGCAAAGGCAGCAGCTTAGCAAGAGATTAGGGCTTTCACCAAGGCAGGTCAAGTTTTGGTTCCAAAATCGTCGAACCCAAATCAAA GCTATTCAAGAGCGCCACGAAAACACATTGTTAAAAGCTGAAATGGAGAAACTtcgagaagaaaataaagccATGAGAGAACTTACCAAGAAAAAAGTTGGCTGTCCAAATTGTGGCACTGCCAACGCTGCTGAAGACCGTACCGCCTTCACAACTACGGAGCAATTGCGTATTAAGAATGCAAAGCTCAAAGCCGAG GTCGAAAAATTACGAGCAGCACTCGGAAACCACTCGCGATCATCGATCTCACCTTCATATTCGTCCGGGAACGACCAAGAGACAAACCGAAACTGCTTAGACTTTTACACCGGAATTTTCGGGCTCGAAAAGACGAGGATCATGGAGAGGGTTCATCAAGCTCTCGAAGAGCTCAAAACAATGGCTGTCACAAACGAGCCACTTTGGATCCGTAGCATCGAGACAGGACGAGAGATTTTAAACTACGATGAGTACTTGAAAACGTTCCATCTCAAGAATTCGAACGCTTGTTGGCTCAAAAGACATATCGAAGCCTCTCGAGACACGACCGTCGTCTTCATGGAGCCCTCGAGGTTGATCCAAAGCTTCATGGACGAG AATCAATGGAAGGAGATGTTTCCTTCCATGATCTCAAAGGCAGCTACAATTGATGTTATTTGTAATGGAGAAGTTGCCAATTGGAATGGCGCAGTGCAATTG ATGTTTGTGGAGGTGCAGCTGCTTACACCATTGGTGCCCACAAGAGAAATCTATTTTATACGTCATTGCAAGCAGCTTGATGCTGAACAATGGGCGATCGTCGATGTTTCGATCGACAACGTTGACGATACTAATATCGATGCATCGTTGATGAAGTATAGAAAACGTCCTTCTGGTTGCATCATTAAGGATGAATCTAATGGCCATTGCAAG GTAACAATGGTGGAGCATTTGGAATGTGAAAAAACCAAAGTTCATAACTTGTACCGCACCATAGTCAACAATGGCACTGCCTTTGGAGCAAGACATTGGATGGCAACGCTTCAACTCCAATGCGAACGCCTTGCTTTCTTTATGGCCACCAACATCCCCATCAAAGACTCAACTG GAGTTGCGACTCTGGCCGGAAGAAAAAGCACTTTGAAGTTGGCAGAGAGAATGAGTTCAAGCTTCTCCCAAGCAGTGGCAGCTTCAAGTTACCAAACATGGACCAAAGTGGTGGGCAAAACAGGGGAAGACATTAGGGTTTGTTCCAGGAAAAATCTAAGTGACCCTGGTGAACCCATTGGTGTCATTTTATGTGCAGTTTTTTCTCTATGGTTGCCTGTTCCTCCCCACactctcttccatttcttgCGAGACGAAGCTCGAAGGAACGAG TGGGACGCCATGTTCGGTGGAGATAAAGTTGAGTCAATTGCAAATTTGGCTAAAGGGCAGGATCGAGGCAACTCAGTTAGTATTCAA ACAAGAGGATCAAAAGAGAGCAGCAGCATGTGGATTCTCCAAGACGCCTCCACAAACTCCTCGGAATCCATGGTAGTCTACTCCGGAGTAGACGTTGCCGGCATGCAGTCGGTGATGACAGGCTGTGATTCCGGCAGCCTCACAATCCTCCCATCGGGATTTTCAATTCTCCCCGACGGCGCTGAGTCCAGGTCCCTCCTCATCACTCGCCAGAAAGACCACAAATCTTCCGACACCCATGGTGGCGCGCTGCTGACCGCCGCCGTCCAAATTGTGACCGACGCCTCTCCCTCTGCAAAACCCACGGTGGATTCGGTTGAGTACGTTAAAAGCATCGTTTGTTGTACGATGAAAAATATCAGAAGCAGCCTGGGATGCTGTGAGGATGATTGTTGA
- the LOC111787804 gene encoding homeobox-leucine zipper protein GLABRA 2 isoform X2, whose amino-acid sequence MLADMSNNNNRLAFTKDFFSSPALSLTLAGIFRRGEMAEKGDVEMEEVDDGSGEVRRDDAAEVSSENLGPVRSRSDDDFEGGGVHEENEEGDGGCLVKRRKKYHRHTTEQIREMEALFKDSPHPDEKQRQQLSKRLGLSPRQVKFWFQNRRTQIKAIQERHENTLLKAEMEKLREENKAMRELTKKKVGCPNCGTANAAEDRTAFTTTEQLRIKNAKLKAEVEKLRAALGNHSRSSISPSYSSGNDQETNRNCLDFYTGIFGLEKTRIMERVHQALEELKTMAVTNEPLWIRSIETGREILNYDEYLKTFHLKNSNACWLKRHIEASRDTTVVFMEPSRLIQSFMDENQWKEMFPSMISKAATIDVICNGEVANWNGAVQLMFVEVQLLTPLVPTREIYFIRHCKQLDAEQWAIVDVSIDNVDDTNIDASLMKYRKRPSGCIIKDESNGHCKVTMVEHLECEKTKVHNLYRTIVNNGTAFGARHWMATLQLQCERLAFFMATNIPIKDSTGVATLAGRKSTLKLAERMSSSFSQAVAASSYQTWTKVVGKTGEDIRVCSRKNLSDPGEPIGVILCAVFSLWLPVPPHTLFHFLRDEARRNEWDAMFGGDKVESIANLAKGQDRGNSTRGSKESSSMWILQDASTNSSESMVVYSGVDVAGMQSVMTGCDSGSLTILPSGFSILPDGAESRSLLITRQKDHKSSDTHGGALLTAAVQIVTDASPSAKPTVDSVEYVKSIVCCTMKNIRSSLGCCEDDC is encoded by the exons ATGCTCGCCGACATGTCGAACAATAATAATCGCCTCGCTTTCACCAAAGATTTCTTCTCCTCTCCCGCTCTTTCTCTTACTCTC GCGGGGATTTTTCGCCGGGGTGAGATGGCGGAGAAGGGCGATGTTGAGATGGAGGAGGTTGACGATGGCAGCGGAGAAGTGCGGCGGGATGATGCGGCGGAGGTTAGTAGCGAGAATTTGGGACCGGTGAGATCGAGATCGGACGACGATTTCGAGGGCGGAGGAGTGCATGAGGAAAATGAAGAGGGGGATGGTGGATGTCTTgtaaagagaaggaagaaatatCATCGGCATACCACCGAGCAGATCAGAGAAATGGAGGC GCTATTTAAAGACTCGCCTCACCCAGATGAGAAGCAAAGGCAGCAGCTTAGCAAGAGATTAGGGCTTTCACCAAGGCAGGTCAAGTTTTGGTTCCAAAATCGTCGAACCCAAATCAAA GCTATTCAAGAGCGCCACGAAAACACATTGTTAAAAGCTGAAATGGAGAAACTtcgagaagaaaataaagccATGAGAGAACTTACCAAGAAAAAAGTTGGCTGTCCAAATTGTGGCACTGCCAACGCTGCTGAAGACCGTACCGCCTTCACAACTACGGAGCAATTGCGTATTAAGAATGCAAAGCTCAAAGCCGAG GTCGAAAAATTACGAGCAGCACTCGGAAACCACTCGCGATCATCGATCTCACCTTCATATTCGTCCGGGAACGACCAAGAGACAAACCGAAACTGCTTAGACTTTTACACCGGAATTTTCGGGCTCGAAAAGACGAGGATCATGGAGAGGGTTCATCAAGCTCTCGAAGAGCTCAAAACAATGGCTGTCACAAACGAGCCACTTTGGATCCGTAGCATCGAGACAGGACGAGAGATTTTAAACTACGATGAGTACTTGAAAACGTTCCATCTCAAGAATTCGAACGCTTGTTGGCTCAAAAGACATATCGAAGCCTCTCGAGACACGACCGTCGTCTTCATGGAGCCCTCGAGGTTGATCCAAAGCTTCATGGACGAG AATCAATGGAAGGAGATGTTTCCTTCCATGATCTCAAAGGCAGCTACAATTGATGTTATTTGTAATGGAGAAGTTGCCAATTGGAATGGCGCAGTGCAATTG ATGTTTGTGGAGGTGCAGCTGCTTACACCATTGGTGCCCACAAGAGAAATCTATTTTATACGTCATTGCAAGCAGCTTGATGCTGAACAATGGGCGATCGTCGATGTTTCGATCGACAACGTTGACGATACTAATATCGATGCATCGTTGATGAAGTATAGAAAACGTCCTTCTGGTTGCATCATTAAGGATGAATCTAATGGCCATTGCAAG GTAACAATGGTGGAGCATTTGGAATGTGAAAAAACCAAAGTTCATAACTTGTACCGCACCATAGTCAACAATGGCACTGCCTTTGGAGCAAGACATTGGATGGCAACGCTTCAACTCCAATGCGAACGCCTTGCTTTCTTTATGGCCACCAACATCCCCATCAAAGACTCAACTG GAGTTGCGACTCTGGCCGGAAGAAAAAGCACTTTGAAGTTGGCAGAGAGAATGAGTTCAAGCTTCTCCCAAGCAGTGGCAGCTTCAAGTTACCAAACATGGACCAAAGTGGTGGGCAAAACAGGGGAAGACATTAGGGTTTGTTCCAGGAAAAATCTAAGTGACCCTGGTGAACCCATTGGTGTCATTTTATGTGCAGTTTTTTCTCTATGGTTGCCTGTTCCTCCCCACactctcttccatttcttgCGAGACGAAGCTCGAAGGAACGAG TGGGACGCCATGTTCGGTGGAGATAAAGTTGAGTCAATTGCAAATTTGGCTAAAGGGCAGGATCGAGGCAACTCA ACAAGAGGATCAAAAGAGAGCAGCAGCATGTGGATTCTCCAAGACGCCTCCACAAACTCCTCGGAATCCATGGTAGTCTACTCCGGAGTAGACGTTGCCGGCATGCAGTCGGTGATGACAGGCTGTGATTCCGGCAGCCTCACAATCCTCCCATCGGGATTTTCAATTCTCCCCGACGGCGCTGAGTCCAGGTCCCTCCTCATCACTCGCCAGAAAGACCACAAATCTTCCGACACCCATGGTGGCGCGCTGCTGACCGCCGCCGTCCAAATTGTGACCGACGCCTCTCCCTCTGCAAAACCCACGGTGGATTCGGTTGAGTACGTTAAAAGCATCGTTTGTTGTACGATGAAAAATATCAGAAGCAGCCTGGGATGCTGTGAGGATGATTGTTGA
- the LOC111788669 gene encoding probable plastidic glucose transporter 3 isoform X2: MRGRHVVELSSTHKRTAPRDHLNASSKQESPERYTVYPSWKRSLRHVVVATLASFLLGYHLGVINETLESISLDLAFSGSTLAEGLVVSTSLGGAFLGSLFSGVIGDGLGRRRALQLCALPMIIGASMSATTTNLWGMLLGRLFVGMGMGLGPTIASLYVSEVSPAYVRGTFGSLTQISLCLGLLGSLFMGLKAKGIVDWWRTCFWVSVIPAALLALLMEFSAESPHWLFKSGRTAEAEAEFEKLLGGVHVKCAYAELSKSDRVDDADAVTLSDLLQGRYFKVVFIGSILFALQQLSGINAVYYFSSTVFKSFGIPSDRANIGIGVANLLGTIVAMLLMDKLGRRVLLLGSFSGMAVSMGLQVVGARSFPSSPGAFYLSAGGMLLFVLTYSLGAGPVPSLLLSEIFPGQIRAKAMAFCM, translated from the exons ATGAGGGGGCGCCATGTTGTGGAACTGTCCTCGACACACAAACGTACAGCACCGAGGGACCATTTAAATGCTTCCAGTAAACAAGAGAGTCCAG AGCGTTATACTGTTTACCCTTCATGGAAACGCTCCTTGCGGCATGTAGTTGTAGCGACTCTTGCTTCATTTTTACTTGGATACCATCTTGG TGTAATTAATGAAACATTAGAGAGTATTTCTTTAGACCTTGCCTTTAGTGGGAGCACATTGGCCGAAG GTCTCGTAGTAAGTACATCCTTAGGTGGCGCCTTTCTTGGATCTCTATTCAGCGGCGTGATTGGAGATGGACTAGGGCGTCGTAGAGCATTGCAGCTATGTGCATTACCAATGATAATTGGTGCATCCATGAG TGCAACCACAACAAATCTCTGGGGAATGCTTCTTGGGAGGTTATTTGTTGGGATGGGGATGGGTCTTGGCCCAACTATTGCATCACTTTATGTTTCTGAG GTATCACCAGCTTATGTAAGAGGAACTTTTGGGAGTCTTACTCAGATTTCCTTATGTCTCGGTCTTCTGGGATCCCTATTTATGGGACTGAAAGCCAAGGGAATAGTGGATTG GTGGCGGACTTGTTTTTGGGTATCTGTCATTCCTGCTGCTTTACTTGCCCTTTTGATGGAATTTTCTGCAGAAAGTCCTCATTGGCTTTTCAAG AGTGGAAGAACTGCTGAAGCTGAGGCTGAATTTGAGAAGCTTTTGGGAGGAGTACATGTTAAATGTGCATATGCAGAATTGTCGAAGTCTGATAGAGTAGATGACGCTGATGCAGTGACATTATCGGATTTACTCCAGGGCCGCTATTTCAAAG TGGTTTTCATCGGTTCAATCCTTTTTGCTTTACAGCAGCTCTCTGGCATTAATGCTGTTTACTATTTCTCTTCTACTGTCTTCAAAAGTTTTGGCATACCTTCAGATCGTGCAAATATTGGCATAGGAGTCGCAAACCTTTTAG GGACAATTGTTGCAATGCTACTGATGGATAAACTTGGAAGAAGGGTGCTGCTTCTTGGCAGTTTTTCAGGCATG GCAGTGTCCATGGGCCTCCAAGTGGTAGGAGCAAGATCATTTCCATCCAGCCCTGGAGCATTCTATCTTTCTGCCGGTGGCATGTTACT GTTTGTCCTGACATATTCTCTTGGTGCGGGTCCTGTTCCTAGTCTCCTCCTATCAGAAATATTTCCTGGTCAGATTCGAGCAAAAGCAATGGCATTTTGCAT